A region of Salvelinus namaycush isolate Seneca chromosome 9, SaNama_1.0, whole genome shotgun sequence DNA encodes the following proteins:
- the si:dkey-30c15.12 gene encoding cadherin-13, which produces MRWWSLVDSDLVLYTATDPDTTMAQTVRYKMASDRGGWLSLNETTGQLRIRNPMDRESPFVTDGTYTALILAIDNGEVPATGTWSLVIELEDVNDNAPTIDPPQPAAPVAGHLRRRPRRAQPVPALQNRASGTVSEILERPHERQP; this is translated from the exons aTGAGGTGGTGGTCTCTTGTGGACAGTGACCTGGTCCTCTACACAGCCACTGACCCAGACACCACCATGGCACAGACGGTCAG GTACAAGATGGCCAGTGACCGTGGTGGGTGGCTGAGCCTCAACGAGACCACTGGTCAGCTCCGGATCAGGAATCCTATGGACAGAGAGTCTCCTTTTGTTACAGATGGCACATACACAGCTCTCATCCTAGCCATTGACAATG gtgAGGTCCCAGCCACAGGCACATGGTCCCTAGTGATTGAGCTGGAGGATGTAAACGACAATGCTCCGACCATTGACCCTCCGCAGCCGGCAGCCCCAGTCGCTGGACATCTCCGTCGGAGACCCCGACGGGCCCAGCCTGTCCCAGCCCTTCAAAACAGAGCAAGTGGGACTGTCTCAGAAATACTGGAGCGTCCGCATGAACGACAGCCATGA